One Ranitomeya variabilis isolate aRanVar5 chromosome 5, aRanVar5.hap1, whole genome shotgun sequence DNA window includes the following coding sequences:
- the LOC143775494 gene encoding CDC42 small effector protein 2-B has protein sequence MTEFLFCFSCCIGEQPQPRRRRIDRSMIGEPMNFVHTAHVGSGNSNAGFAMAGSFQDQMKSKGGYSQEISDVAL, from the exons ATGACTGAATTTCTGTTCTGCTTCAGTTGCTGCATTGGAGAGCAGCCGCAGCCG AGGCGCAGGAGGATTGATAGAAGCATGATTGGTGAACCGATGAATTTTGTACATACTGCTCATGTAGGATCAGGAAATTCCAATGCAGGGTTTGCAATG GCTGGATCATTTCAGGATCAGATGAAATCAAAAGGTGGCTATTCTCAAGAGATTTCAGATGTGGCCCTTTAG